From the Simplicispira suum genome, the window CAGCACCACCACCAGCAAAAACGGCAAGCGCGCCCACAACGCCAGCGCCGCCACCACCAAAGCCGCCAGCCGCGCATCCAGCACCAGCCCAGCGCCCGCTGCGAACGTGTTCATCACGGTCAAGGCCGACAGCAGGGCCACGGTGATGGCCCCGGCCACGCGTGTCATGCGCGGGTTGGCAAGCCAGCGGGCAGGCACGGCGTAACCCGAGAGCTTGGTGAGGTAGGTGACGGCGGCGCCAACCAAGATGGCAAACCAGAGCGTCATGGTGCGGTCCCTTCTTCCGCGTCGGGCGCCACCGGCGCTGCCA encodes:
- a CDS encoding AzlD domain-containing protein; amino-acid sequence: MTLWFAILVGAAVTYLTKLSGYAVPARWLANPRMTRVAGAITVALLSALTVMNTFAAGAGLVLDARLAALVVAALALWARLPFLLVVVLGAGAAGAVRWWQI